The following nucleotide sequence is from Euleptes europaea isolate rEulEur1 chromosome 3, rEulEur1.hap1, whole genome shotgun sequence.
AAAGGGGAATGAAAACTTGGCAAGGAAAGGCTCcacggcgccccccccccaccaaggccGCTGAAGGGCAAGTCGAGCGGCCTCAAGCGCCCCACCGCGCAGGCGCGGCGGCCTCGGcagtgtctcccccccaccaccaccatcgcCAAGGCCGCTGAAGCGCAAGCTGAGCGGCCTCAAGCGCCCCACCGCGCAGGCGCGGCGGCCTCGGCAACGTCTCCCCCCCGCCATCGCCAAGGCCGCTGAAGCGCAAGCCGAGCGGCCTCAAGCCGCCCACCGCGCAGGCGCGGCGGCCTCGGCAacgtctctctccctcccccccatcgccAAGGCCGCTGAAGCGCAAGCCGAGCGGCCTCAAGCCGCCCCACCGCGCAGGCGCGGCGGCCTCGGCAACGtttacccccctcccccgcccctggGCAGGCGGCGTCCGGCGTCCAATGGAGCTGCGGCCGGAAGTCGGGCCGCGCGGCCGGAAGTCGGGCCGGAGGAGCGCCTGGCGTCGCGCGGCGCGCCGGGCAAAGGCGGAAAGGGGGCGGGTTTTGGCCCGGGAGGTGAgtcgcgcgggggggggggctgatctcgCATTGGGTCCCCACGCGAGGGGTCGTCAGGCAGGGCTTCAGTGGAGGGGCCGGGGGAAGAATGGGGACCCTGGGGCGGAGTTCCCTCCCATCCGCCTCCCGACGCCCCCCCACTCCCCGAGTCCCGCAGTGGGGCTCCACCTGGGGCCttcagaacatcagaaaggccctgctggatcagacccaggcccatcaaggccagcagtctgtccacacggcGGCCAACCTTGTTTGTCAGGATTGGAGAAGAGAGGcctggtggtagtagtagtaatgGTCGTGGTAGTagcgggtgggtggggggacggcTAGATTCAGCTGCAAAATACCTGGATTCTGCTGAGtctctaaactagggttgccaaccttctgctgctgctattaccactgatctcccgccgatagaggtcccttcccctggagaaaacggccgctttggccattggactctatggcgttgaagtccctccacctgcccaaaacctgccctctttaggctccgccccaaaaaaactccagccaatggcaaagagggacctggcaaccctatctaaactGGAGCTCCCCCCGCTCCTTTTCCTTCAGCCACTTGCAGTGGTGCTTCGCTCCTACGGGGCAATGAGCGTGCTCCCTCAGGACATGGGCTGTCctggctttttttaaaacaacaacaacaacttattTATTGATATGCTTTTACTTTGCGTTTTGTGTTTACAAACTTTTTCCCCCGGCATATGCATAtccttcgcatgcagaaggtcccaggttcagtctcttgcatctccagttaaaatgggcCAGGCAGTAcataatatgaaagacctcccccTAGAAACGTAAAGTTTCCAaacattttgaagccatggaaaatatcgttttttccttttttgggggtgtgtgtggcaatttggggaaaaactgaaatataCGCAATATACAATATACATAAACTATTTTGTAGCTTTAACAACATTCACCCGGCCTTTGGGTATTTGTGtcatactggtttgagggagTGGGATCAACCACAAGGGAAGAGTCAGCTCATAGTGCAACACTCTGTGTGCCTGCAAAAAGCATTGTACTGAATTCAGATGTGTAGCCCCAGCTGTTCAAAGCCAGTTCCTTTTGGGAGAATTGCTTCCAGAAATCGATTTAGGGCTCAGATGCACACTGTAAAGGACATGATTTTTTCCTCTCTTCTCTCCTTTTCACGTTTGCAGGACTCGAAGGAACCATGTGGCCCATTCTTTGGGCGACCGTACGGGCCTATGCCCCATACGTCACTTTCCCTGTGGCCTTCGTGGTAGGGGCGGTGGGCTACCACCTGGAGTGGTTCATCCGTGGCCAGCCGCCCCCGCAGCCGCCCGAAGAGGAGAAGAGCATCTCCGAGAGGAGGGAGGACCGCAAGCTTCAGGAGATTGCTGGCAAGGACCTCACCCAAGTGGTCAGCCTTAAGGAGAAGCTGGAATTTGCCCCCAAAGCTGTACTCAATCGGAACCGGCCGGAGAAGAGCTAGCTCTTCCCAGAGGCCCTTCCCGTTCAAGAGGGTGATGCTACTTGGTTGGTTTTCTGATTCCATCGTCCTGACCTTGCCTGAGCCCAGCCAATCACGGCCTGCTGTTCATGCCTTCACCATTTTCACTGTGCCGCAGTTGGCGGGGACGGCTTGTGCTACTGGAATCCATctgaggtgggggaggggagaggcaaatGGACTTTGGAGACTCTCCTTTAAAGGAATGCTGGTCTTGTGATGGAACGTCTTCCGGAGTTCTCGGAGAAAGTTCCAAGTTGCGTCTGGGCCAGATGACCGCCTTCCTCTCCACCGTGGTCTGCTCAGGGTCCATGCTGTATCTTGGCATAGGCAGGCTTTCAGAAGAACACCCGAGAAGTATGGCGGCCTTCAATCGGTGAGGGAATCTCTTGCCCCGAGGGCGTCGGGTAAACCGAATCCTCTTCCCTTCTCTGGGACTTCCGGGCTGGGGAGAAACTGTAACCACCCGAGTAGGTGGTTATCCGAACATCTCTGCCATGCTGCTACTCAGGAAATCAGATGTTTCTTTCTCAAGGAGTTTCTGCCAAGGGCCTGCAGGCTGCCGGCTTTTGAGGGTGGGGAGGAGCATGGGGCTgccattgaaataaaaaatttaaaacactTTGGAAAAAGTCAGGGGACCCGTCATTTTGGGAGTGAATGAGTGGGAATGAATTTTTGTCCTGTTTGAACGAGcttctctaatctggtgaactgggttggtttccccacttctatacatgaagccggctgggtgaccttgggctagtcacagctctcttagagctcttagcctcacctacctcacagggtgtctgttgtgaggagggaaagggaaggtgattgtaagccggtttgattctcccttaagtgggagagaaagtcggcatataaaaaccaactcttcttcttccctagtgAATTTAAAAGGTATGGTCAACAAGTCTTCCTCAAGGAGCGCGTGAGTAGTGATCTGGAAGATGGCTTGCCCATGGCTGCTTTCCTGGCAAGGTCAGACACAGTCAGGCCAGTGCTCTGAGTGGGGTGAAGAATTTAAGTCAGAATCCTCCCCTGCAGAGGTTCCTGACAAGTAAAATTAACATGGGACGTGTCTCCTCAAGCCCAAAGGTTTTGACAACTATGGGATGCAGAATGTTGTTCCCTGAGCTGTATTTAGCTCAAGGGAAATATTAAAAGCACCCtgacacttgaacacatgaagctgccttatactgaatcagaccccttggtccatcaaggtcagtattgtctactctgaccagcagcggctctccggggtctcaggcagaggtctttcacatcacttacttgcctagtccctttcactggagatgccggggattgaacttgggaccttctgcatgccaagcagatgctctgccactgagccacggcccctccccacacacctgcCAACAGTACGGATTCCAGAAGTGGGCCCTTTGGGTTCCTTTTGGGTCCTATTGCGAGCTCCGTTAGATACAACGGAAgaagattatttccaggatttCAGGTCCCTTTCCTTAATGGGTGGCAGAAACTGCAATGACTTAATACTCTGGAATATCAGTCTGTTTTTTAAAGTCCAAAATACtgatgtgtgttaagtgacgtcaagtcgcttccaactcatggctctgaattttttttttaagctgcacaTTTGTATTAATTTAGGAGACAGCAAAAGCAACGGGCAGTGCAAGGCCAAGAATttcaccctccctccccagtctAACCTTTCAGCTCCCCATTTATCAGAAAGGGAGAGAAGACAGTGTCAAAAGAAAGCAAGGGAAGAGCGAGAACTGGCCAAGAGTGGAGGAGAAGGGAGTTGGGTAACCCAGGGGCAGTCTGCCCAACTGAATCGTAGAACTGGTGTATCCTGAAATGATTCCAAGTTTGCAGAAAGGTTAAAATCCCTCCAGCCCTTTAGAAGAGTGACCTGCCGCTCTTTTTACACAGAAGTAATTCCCATGTATTTCCATAGTCGTTTCTTTCAGGTatgtaggattgcagcctaatttttttaaaaatgtgctgtgTTCCTAAGTGGTTCAAATGTAGTTGCAGCTGATCTCTTGGCAAGCTTGTATTATCAGAGGGCCATGTTCTCGCAAAGAGCCCTTGCTTGCTTATTTTTTTATTACAAACTTTAAACAACATCATATACATTTACATTTAaccccatagaatcacagaacctAAACAGATACAACCTAACCACATTATCATAAACCTATAGGACCAAATGACTTTATCTAAAAATAAACTAGTCAATAACCTTATCATACACACGACAATATTTCCTCAACCCTAGCCTAATTGCATTCCAATACATAAACAACTGACAAGTCTTAATAAAATTTTCTTACATAATTCCTTTTCCCATGCCAGATCTGCTTAATTACCATTATCTTGTTCATCAACATGAAAAGCCAGGCTTTGTGTATCGGGATGATGGGTCTAGGAGGGGTATCTTTTTCCCAATATTGTGCCACCCTCTATTAGGTGGCAAGGGAATggacacatgaagcggccttatattgaaccataccatcggtccatcaaagtcagtattgtgtactcagtgGCTCTttagtacctgatccttttagctggagatgccagggattgaacctgggaccttctgcatgccaagcagatgctctacctctcagCTATGGCCCCTCCAAGATCATTTGGGCTGCTACTAATAGGGTCTTAACTAAATTTCTAATTCCTGGTTTCAGCTACCTAGGAAAAAGggtggctggacccacactttcctgttgggaatctctgcaccagcagtctccaagttcaaatcaagtccctgcccctttaaatgctgctttgtaattggcttacttgtagtgcttactgtgaaagaaaatgcCTCCTCCAAACCCAATTACTGcataaaaaaaggaattttaagaACAAGAACAACCCAAAGCAAtgtaaaaggggtgggggagagaaatccaagccttggttttaaaaagccttccttctgctcagaaagagctcagaggaagcaggaagcattttaatccccgcctctggacatgctgctttgtaattggctgtgagcgaaaccaagcttgtgtgtcctgcactttgccttatgtatggggatttcacccaggctgagctcaggggagatagaAGAGTTAGGTTAACAgcggaatgggaagacccggactttgcgagggctggcagcaaggtcctCTCTAATGGActgaaaagtcatgcataactccaaggaacaactgattcagaccctgggcgaaagtgagtgaaagtacccctgcataaacgaccataaatATATATGGAAGTAGAGTACCATGCACAATTGATTTAGCACACTGGCATAATACTGTGCGTAGTTCGCATTTTGCTGCCGAGGTTCACCTCGAATCATCGCCTGCTCGATAAAGCATCTCTTAGGAAGCTCTTCAGCCCCATAGTAATCTTTGCCTACCGTTTGCTTTGATCCTGGCGGTTCTAGCATCCCACCTACCATTCCAGTAAATAGACCTTATACCGGTTTCCAATTCTTTATAAAGGACCCCCCACTTTGATTCCACTGTGAGCCACATCTGTCTCGGGAACCGTTGGATGCAGACCCCCTGGCTCTAACGTTTGAGGAGCTCAGCTCTCGTACACTTTGTGTCTTAGCCCACTGAGGTTCTCTTGCACCCAGTTCTTGCTTGATTTATCGCAAATTACTCCATGCAACTTACtaacctatgaggaaaggttgaaggagctgggtatgtttagcctgaggaggagaagactgagaggggatatgataaccatcttcaagtacttgaagggctgtcatatggaggagggtgccaggttgttttctgtggccccagaaggttggaccagaaccaacaggttgaaattaaatcaaaagagtttccatctagacattaggaagaactttctaacagttaaagcagttcctcagtggaacaggcttcctcggaaggtgttgcactctccttccctggaggtttttaagcagcaatgctgattctatgaccttaggcagacgatgagagggagggcatcttggtcaccttctgggcatggagtagggggcactgggtgtgtgtgtgtgtgggggggaggtagttgtgaatttcctgcattgtgcagggggttggactagatgaccctggtggtcccttccaactccatgattctgctTTTCTAGAGGGAGataactggggagggggtggggataaAGGATCGCTCTTCTTGTTTCTAAAGCCCCGTGTTTGCCATTTGGGAGCGGCAATTTACTCACGCGAgcagctcaggtcttgcagagcATATCAGAAGTTCAATTTCATCCCTAAAAAATTTGAATCGAGCCTGTGTTTTGGAACACCTCTTGAGTTGGTTAGATACTTGGTACTCCTGCTttgctccccaaagcagcttacaacggtgttctccccactcccatgttgtcctcacaacaatgaccctgtgtggtaggttagcctgagagtgaGAGAGCgagcctggcccaaggtcaactggCAACAATCTTTCCTGATAGAGCGGGAATTTGAACTCAGGGCTCCCAGATCCTGGCCCAGGACTCTAGCTGCTACACACCACAGGCTCTCACAGCTAAGCTGGAACAGGAGCACATTATGTGGTCAGCCAGcacgagagccagcgtagtgtaatggttaagagctgtggtttggaggggtggactctgatctggagaaccgggtttcatttccaactcctccacatgagcggcggaggctaatctggtgaactgggtcggttcccctgctccacaggaagccagctgggtgaccttgggctagtcagccctctcagcctcacctacctcacagggtgtctgctgtggagaggggaaggcgattgcaagctaatttgattcttccttaagcggtagagcaagtcggcatataaaaaccaactcttcttcaaaaatgGAGCAGAAGGTTGGTCTGTGTGCAAAAAGGCTTAGCTCACTTTAGGCTCCAGGGCTCCTCCTCGGTCCCTTGCTTGGACTCCCTCGTTCTGTCTTCCCTCTCCCTCTTCGCAGTGCTAAATCTGTTGTCTCCCGGTCTTAGAAACCCCCCTGTCAGCTGCTGGCTCAGCATCCTTGGCCGCCGCTGAGAGATTTGTTTCCACAGGCCGTGCTCTGAGGTGAGCGGGTGCCTTGTTTCCTGCAGGTGAGGGAAAGGATTTAGCAGCTGATGGCTTGGTGATTACCCATCTGCATTTGGCCCCTGCTGCAGCTTACGCCAAGATTTGGTGCCCTTTGCCCTGCCTTAAGGACCAAATCCGGTGTAAACAAGAATGGAGTCACTATAAGCCATATTTGAAGAGATTTAGGGgtccctgggggagggggtgggtgcgATGTAACCGTACTTGTGGATTTGATATAAAAACGGTTGATTTTTAAAAGTGCTAGGG
It contains:
- the SMIM12 gene encoding small integral membrane protein 12 is translated as MWPILWATVRAYAPYVTFPVAFVVGAVGYHLEWFIRGQPPPQPPEEEKSISERREDRKLQEIAGKDLTQVVSLKEKLEFAPKAVLNRNRPEKS